CGAATTGATTCGGATGCTTGGCCTCTACAACAATCTGCTCGGCCTGGTCGTCTCCTACATGATTATCACCCTGCCCTTCACCGTCTGGGTGTTGACCACCTTTATGCGGGAGCTACCGAAAGAGCTCGAAGAAGCCGCCCTGGTCGATGGAGCCACGCACTGGCAAGTGGTTACACGCATCTTTCTGCCCCTCATGGGACCGGCGCTGGTCAGCACGGGTCTGCTCGCCTTTATCACGGCCTGGAACGAGTTTCTTTTTGCCCTGACTTTCACCCTGACTAGCGAAATGCGCACTGTTCCGGTGGCCATTGCCCTCATCAGCGGCGCCAGCGCCTACGAATTACCCTGGGGCCGGATCATGGCGGCCAGTGTAATCGTCACCGTGCCCCTGGTACTGCTTGTGTTGATTTTCCAGCGCAAGATCGTCGCGGGACTGACAACCGGGGCCGTCAAGGGATAACGATCACCCCAGCGGAAAACAGGCATTTATTCACGCTGTTCCGTGTAGTAGATAGCCACCCATTCGACTGAGATTGATATGGCATCCGTAGATCTCGAAAACGTCACCAAACGCTTCGGCCGCACCGAGGTCATCAAGGGCATCGATCTTACGATTGAAAACGGCCGATTGACGGTCTTCGTCGGCCCTTCGGGTTGCGGCAAATCAACGCTACTGAGGCTGATTGCCGGATTGGAAGAGGTGACATCCGGTAAGATCCACATCGGTGATGAAAACGTTACGGATTGGCCGCCCGCGGAGAGGGGAGTGGCCATGGTTTTCCAGTCCTATGCGCTTTACCCACACATGAAGGTCTTCGATAACATGGCCTTCGGGCTGAAAATCTCCCGAACCAAACGTAACGAAATCGAAGAGAGAGTCCGGCACGCAGCCCGCATACTTCGCATAGAACCGCTACTGAACCACAAACCAGGCGAGCTTTCCGGCGGCCAGCGCCAACGCGTGGCCATCGGTCGAGCCATCGTGCGGGAGCCGAAGGTTTTCCTGTTCGACGAACCGCTGTCCAATCTGGATGCCTCCCTGCGGGTGCAGATGCGACTGGAACTGGCGTCGCTTCAGCGTGAACTCGATGCGACCATGGTGTATGTCACCCACGATCAGACCGAAGCGATGACCCTGGGCCATACCATCGTGGTGCTGAACGAAGGACGGGTAGAACAGGTGGGCACGCCACTGGAGGTTTACCGAAACCCGGCCAATCGTTTTGTGGCCGGCTTCATCGGTTCGCCGGAGATGAATTTCCTGGAACTCGAAGAAAAATTGCCAATTCCGAAGCCACCTTTACCCGAGGCCGTCACGCTGGGCATCCGGCCGGAGCATGTCATCCTGGGAGACGGTCCGCTCCAGGGAAAAATCACCCTCGTCGAACGACTCGGCAGTGAAAGCTTTCTGCACCTCGAACTGCCCGGGGAAGAGAGAGTAACGGCACGCGCTTCGGGAGATTTGTCAGCCAGGCCCGGCGACACCATGGCAATGGAGTTTCCTTCCGAACACCTTCACTTTTTCGATGACGACGGCCGAACGATCCAGGCATAGGGTGGATAAGCGGAGCGCATCCGCCTCTCCCAGCTGATTATTGGCGGATGCGCAGACACTTATCCGCCCTACGAATGGTGCTTGTGAGACCTAGGGTGCTTTCTTCAAACGCACCATTCCGTGGGTCGGCGCATTTGGGCGGTGCCCTCGGCTCCGAGGGTGGGATTCATAAACGGTGTGGCTTTCGGTTGACCGGGTCGGCTCGAAAGAATGCGCCCTACGTGGTCATTCGGACCTCGATTGCGGGGCTGCCTTCCCTGACCCACGCGTGGGGCATCGCCGGAGTCAGGTGATGGATCCCGAAATCACCTTCAGAATCCAGGGCAATCACACCGACATCCTCCCCTACACACTTGCCCATCTCCCTGAGCACTCGTTCAACCGCCTTGTTTGCCGGGTGCCCGTTCCAGATGTCATCGCAGATCACCTTGGCAGTGAGGAAGCGCATCATCAGTTCACCGCGTCCGGTTGCCGAAACGGCCGCGTGGGGGGTCGCGTAATTGCCCGCACCAGGGAGCGGTGAATCACCAATGCGGCCCGGAAGCTTCAGCGTCACTCCGCCGGTCGATGTACCCGCGGCGAGTTCGCCCTGACGGTCCAGAGCGACGGCGCCCACGGTGCCCATGTCATCCTCACGGGGCCATGTCGAAAGCAAGGTGTGGAGCGCAGCCACTTTGTCATCACCCTGTTTTGCCTCCAGGTCCTCCCGGTGGCGCTGCCAGTTTTTGCGCCGTTGCAGTGTGACCGGATCGTAATCGGCAAAGCCGACAGCCCTCGCGAAACGAAGTGCGCCACTTCCACCAAGCAGGACATGATCCGTCATCTCCATGACCTTGCGTGCGACCAGGATCGGATTTCGAACCCGCCTCAAGGCCGCCACGCCGCCGGTGCGCAGCCCACTCCCCACCATAATGCCGGCGTCCATCTCGGCATCACCGTCGAAATTGAGCACTGAGCCAGTTCCGGCGTTGAACAGGGGATCATCCTCGAAGACCCGCACCGCCTCGGTAACTGCATCCAATGCGCTTCCACCTTTTTCCAGGATTTGTCGGCCCACTTCCGCCGCCTGTTCGACACCGGCCAACGCAGGCTTCCGGGGCGTATGGCTCCAACTCCCGGCCCCGCCGTGAACCGCGATTGCATACATGCTCTTCACCCTATCCGCGAATCACTGCGCATTTGATCCTGACAATTCCCATCAGGGCCTCAATCGCCGCTCGCGAAGCTGCTCCTTGCGCACGATCCGAACCAGATCACTGACCTGCTCAGCAAGCACTTCCAGGATATCGTCCACAGCCAGCAGCCCCACCAGCACGTTCCGCTGATTGACTACCGGGGCGCGCCGGACACCTTGTTCGGACATTCGGTTCGAGGCGTCGACAAGGTCTTCCTCCTCATGGAGAACCAGCAAATCCCGGCTCATGATATCGCCGACGGTGACCTTTTCCGGTTCAACGTTCTCTGCCATCAGTTCGATGACGATATCGCGGTCCGTAATCATACCGATTGGCCGGCGACCATCCGGATCCTCCTTGACCACGACGAGGTCGCCAACGTGATACTTGCGCATCAGCCACACCGCTTCCCGCGGGCTTTCGTCCGGTTTGATCACAATCACTTCCCGGTTGCACCACTCACCCACCGACATCACTCGGTTCCTCCATACCATACGTACCCATACCGATGACCTTAGACCTTATATGGTCCGAACGGTGTCGTTGTTCACTTTTTGTCTGGAAAGGCTTTGATCAAACGCTAGTGTACTGTTGCATGCTTGGCGGTTCTTTCAGCGAGTCGCTGGCCGGCCAGCTGCAAGGCGCGTTTCGCAGGGAATGGCGTGCCCTTTGCAAGAAATGCAACGCCGCAGATGGCCGGCCAGCGGCTCGCCCGAAGGGAGCCCCCAAAAGCCATGACGGCGTTGCAGACTCCATCCCTGGAGTCCTCCGTTCGGGCCAGCCTTTGGCTCCGCTCCCGGCGGATTCGTGCAGCGCTTGACAAGGGAATCACCATTGCCTGCGCGCTGCGCTTGTCCGGAGGTTTTTGGGGCTCTGAAAGTATCGCCAAGCATGCAACAGTACACTATCTTGTCGTGTAAAGACGCGTTGCGTCCCGCTTAACGCAGGAGGTGTAGCATGCAGCTTCACGACTTTCTCGGACAGGTCCAGCATCGGGCACAAATGCCCGATATCGATGCCGCTCTGCGCGCCAGTCGCGCGACGCTTGAAACACTGGCGGAACGACTCAACGGAAATGAACCTGCTCAGCTTGGCGCACAACTGCCCCGGGAACTCAGGGAGTTTCTGCAGAGGGAAACCGCCGGCAGCGGCGAGCGCTTCGATTCCAGCGAGTTCCTGAAGCGCGTCAGTGAACGCGAGGGTATTGACTTGCCGGTGGCGGTTTACCACGCCCGCACGGTGATTGAGGTACTACGCGAGGCAGTCTCCGCCGGTGAAATCAACGACGTGCTAGCCCAGCTTCCCGATGACTACAAACGCATCTTCGAAGCCGGCACCAGTGGCAGCATGCCCTCTCACTGATTGAGGCGACAGGCGGCACACCGCTACCCGGGATTTGTGACGGAGTCGTTATGGATATTCCGACCACCGTTCATCGGCGGACGATTATCATCAACGCCGGGGGCATGCTGATTGAGGCAGACCTCACCCTTCCGGAAGAGGCGTTCAGCATGGTGGTGATGTTCGGCGGCATCGAGAATGCCCGCTATGAGGAGGACTTTCTCCAACTGGCCGGGGCATTAGCCGTCGAAAACATCGCCACCCTGATCGTCGATCCCTACACTCCTGAAGAGTGGACCCACGAAGATCACGCCGGCGATGTATATGAGCGGATTGCACGGCTCGGAACACGAATGACCGCCGCTGTCGATGGACTAGTGGAAGACAGCGACATCGGTGGGTGCCATCTTGGATTACTGGGACGTGAAATCGGTGCCGCCGCCGGCCTCAAAGTGGCCACCGCAAGGCCAAACCGTATCCATGCCGTCGTCTCCGTCTCCGGCCGCCCCGATTTGGCGGGGCGACAGACGCTTCGCCAGCTCCGGGCGCCAACACTGCTGATCGTCGGCGAACACGATCATGTCGTCCTGGATGCCAACCGCCATGCGATCGGCTTCATGAACGGCCGATACCAGCTGGCGGTGGTTTCCGGCGGGACCCACCGGCTCAACCACTCCCCCTACTCGGAGCAAGTGGCCCTGTCGGTATCCAACTGGTTCCATGAACACCTGGAACGAACCCCGGAATAGACCCTGCTCTACTGTCATTGCGAGCACTACCCGCCGCTCCGCGGTCCCGAATCGATGACGAACTGTAAACAGTCATTGCGAGCCATACCCCCTACTGCGCAGGCCCGAATCAGTGACGAACTGTAAACTGTCATTGCGAGGAGCCCCAGCGACGCGGCAATCTCAGGGTTCGTCGCCGGGGCTCCTCGTAATGAACAGCAAGGGCAAGTTCTTCGGGAGGAGCCTCGGCGACGAAGCAATCGGTTACGCCCGAAGTGCAAGACTGCCGCGTCGCCCAGGCTCCTCGCAGTGACAGTGTGGGGCGGGTTCTGCGAAAGCGATTCCCTATGAAGATTCGGAAACAAGGTAGGTGGCAAACCATTCCCCCGCCCTACGGGCTAGCTCTTCCACGTGACTGGGATTGTTGCCGGAAAATCCGCTTGCTCCGGGGATGATCTCCAACCGGTATTCACCACGCAACCAGGCCGCTGCTTCGCGATTGAGATCCACCAGCGGTGAATCCTCGCCGCCCAGCAACAGCAGTGTGGGTGTGTGGGTGGCGCGCAGGGTATCGCCGGCCAGATCGGGCCGACCGCCCCGACTCACAACCGCAGCGACTTCGTCACTCCGTTCCGCAGCCACCGAGAGCGCAGCGGCCGCCCCGGTGGATGCCGCCAGAATGCCAACCGGGGCATCGGGAATCTCCTTACGCCCCCAGTCGATGACATTGGAAAGCCGTGTGGTGAGTAAACCGATGTCGTAGCGCAGATCGGCGAGCTCGGCATCTTCACGGTGTTCATGCGCCGTCAGGAGGTCGGTAAAAAGGCTGGCGTAGCCTGCCCGTGCCAAGGTTTCAGCCAACAACTGGTTGGTCGCGCTATGGAGTCCCTCACTGGTGACGCTGACCAGAACGATAACGGCCTGCGCATCCGCCGGCTGCACCCAAAGCCCGGAAAGCAGCGCCCCATCCGACGTATCGATCGAGATGTCTTTCCAGGTCATGTCGCCTTCATTTTGCATCATGTTCTCCGCGATGGATCACTCGAAACCGCTTTTTCCAAGTGTAGCGCCGGGTGGTCGACGCAACAGGGGTCCCGAACTAACCTCAAGCTGACATTTCGGCAAAGAGACGATGAAAAACATCTCTTCCACACGATTTTCCCCGGCAGGCATCTTCGGAATAACGGCCCTTGCTTTCCTGGCTGTCGTGGCAGTGTTTTTCGGATATGTCCTGCTGCTTGCGTTCGCCGGTATCTTACTGGCGGTTTTCTTCGACGGCATCAGCGCCTACCTGGCCCGCTGGACCCGGCTCCCCCGCGGCGCCACCTTCACTTTGGTGGTGACCCTGTTTCTGGCCTTGATGGGTGCAGCCGCACTTCGCTTCGGTCCGCTGTTCCTCGATGGCATCAATCAGCTCGCGGACACCATCAGGCACTATGCAGACGACATCAGCAATCTCGCGTCTGAACGTGAATGGGCGAAGGCCCTGTTCTCCGAGGGAGGCAGTGGAGGGTCCCTGGTCACCTCCGCATTCAGTACCGCTGCCGGGCTCCTTGGAACGGCGACCTGGGTCATCTCCGCGGGTCTCATCATTCTGTTCACCGGCATTTATCTTGCGGCTGAACCGGGTGTATACACCGGCGCACTGCGATCCCTGTTCCCGGAACGACACCGGGAAGAACTGCAACAGGCCCTTCGTACACTCCAGTCAACGCTACACTGGTGGCTCATCGGACGCATCGCATCCATGCTGGTGGTCGGGATTCTGACCTGGACCGGTCTTCTCGTCCTCGATGTACCGCTGGCCTTTACGCTTGCCCTGCTGGCGGCGCTATTGTCGTTCATCCCCAATCTCGGCCCGGTATTATCGGCGGTTCCTGCGGGACTGGTCGGGCTGGAGCAATCGGTCACCACGGCCATTTACGTCATCATTCTGTATGTCGCCGTACAGACGGTGGAGAGTTATTTCATCACGCCGCTGATCCAGCGCCGCGCGGTGCGGCTGCCACCGGCACTGGTGATTACCATGCAGGTACTGATGGCATTCGCATACGGCACACTGGGGCTTCTGGTCGCCACCCCGCTTACGGTGGTGGCGGTGGTGTTGGTCAAGGTGATCTATTTGCCGCGCCGCAACGCAACCAACGCGCAACAAGAAGAGGGAGCCTGACAGCGGGCAGTGCCCACGCTCCGGTCGAGCGTGGGGGGACTACAATCTGGATCACCACCAAAACGCGGGAAAACCGAGATGCCACGCACCGATTCAGAACGGAATCGGGAGACTCCGGAGCGGCCGGAACTCCGCCATGCAGACCTGCTCAGCCGCTGGATGGACGACGTGATTCGACTGCCCGGCGGATTCCGGATCGGTCTCGACGGAATCATCGGACTCATTCCCGGCGTGGGGGATGCGGCGGGAGCCATCGTCTCGTCGGTCATCGTGGGGCAGGCAGCCCGCTTCGGAGTTCCAGCGGGCGTTCTGTTACGCATGATCGGCAACATCCTGATCGAGACGATCATCGGCGCGATACCGATATTGGGAGACTTGTTCGACTTCGCCTGGAAAGCCAACCTGAAGAACTTCGACCTACTAAAAAGGCACATGGGCGAGGCCAGCGTCGGCGAACGGGGAACCCAGCGACTTGCCTACCTGATCATGGTCGTGGTTGCGCTCGCCATTCTGGCGGTGATTGCTCTCGTCTACCTGTTGATCCTCATGCTGGTGAATCTTTTCTGACGGGGCAACTGTTCACTCCCCTGTCATTCCCGCGTAGGCGGGAATCCAGCGGCTATCCGACAGTCTCGTAATAGTTGAGGGCCGTCATTCCCGCGCAGGCGGGAATCCAGAGAGTAGCAGCATGGCTCAAAATGGATCCCCGCCTGCGCGGGGATGACGAATCGCCCAATCACCCGGGCGAACAGTTACTTGACGGGCGAAAAATTGATTCAGACCCGCAGCAGCGTGACACCGACCGAGGTGTAGGGATAACCGTGGAAACGTCGCATTACCGGCTTGGTACGCTCCCAATCGACCCGCAAGTCCAGTTCTCCCTCGAGTCGCCATCCGGGGGCATCAAGGATGTGCTGCTGCAGGCGTTCGGCATCGAAGAAACTCCAGTCCACCGGAAATGGTCCACCCTCCCCTTCATACCGGATTGAGGCATTGGCGTCTTCATAGTAGTCCGTGGTCAACAGCAAACGCCCGTTTGCCCGAATCACCCGATGCATTTCCGACAAGGCCGCAGCCATCTCGCCAAACCCGAGATGTTCAATCACCGATATGCAAAACACGGCATCAAAGGCACCATCCGCGAACGGCAGCCTGCCCAGATCGCCGCCCACGTAGCCGACGCTTACCCCGTGAACCCGATCCAGCCCTGATGGGGGCGACAGGTCCAGCGCAGAGACCCGGTAGCCCTGCTTGGCCAGGTAAACCGGAAAAATAGACGCTCCGCAGCCCGCATCCAGCACGCCGGACCTTGGCGACAGCTGGGCACGTTCCAGTGCCCATGGGTATTCCCAGCGCTTGCTCGGATGCAGATAGGAGATGGAATCACTGCTGGTCAACTCATCCATTTGACCGAGCACCTGCCGAAAAGCGGGGGTTTCAAGTTCGTCCAGGTCGAGGATACGGTTCGGCGCACGCATATTCCCTCCTCGGTTGGGTTCGCGACAAATCGGATGAACGATCGTGCTAGATAGCTGTTCCGAAATGGTGTCCAACCCCCTTTGGCAAATATTGAAAATACTGTAGGAGCGGCGGAAGCCGCGATTCGGCGTTTATCCCGTCGCTCCTACACGCATGGACACCAATTTGGAACACTGTTTAGCAGGTTACCCTGTTCAAAGTGTCGCACACCCGCTGAACGGGGACCGTATCGATACAGCCATTGCGGTCAATCAGACAGCGAGCCTCGACCACACAGCGGGGAGGACCGAATCGCCTCTCCAGCCGGTGGGGACAACTTACCTGAGCACCAAGCCCTACGGCTCCCGGCGGGGCATAAATAGCAGGATTGGTGGGGCCGAAAACGGCTACGGTGGGTGTACCCACTGCGGCGGCAAGATGCATCAGACCGGTATCGTTACAAAGAAGCGCGCGACAGCGTGCAATCAGCGCACCTGTGAGGCGCAGGTTGGCGGGAGGCAGAACCGCGGTGCGATCCGAATAACCGATACCCTGTTCAAGACTGCGACCCAATTCCTGCTGATCGCCGGACAGTATCAGGATACGGGCGTCTTCATGCTCCATGAGCAGTTCACGCGCGACCGCCGCAACGCTGCTTACCGGCCATCGCTTTAACGGCGATGACGCTACCGGCGAAACGGCATAGGGACGGGCGGGGCCGCTCATCCCGAACTGCGCCAGAAGCCTGCGTGCATGGTCGCGTTCCTCTTTCCGCAAGGGCAGTTCAGGCCGGCGGTCGTCCGGCACCTCGATCCCCCACCCGAGATGTACCGCTTCGCGAATCGCATCCAGCCCCTTGCCACCCTTTTCAAGGGCACGGTCTTCAAGCCCATTACCGGTGTCGAGTATCGCCGAGGTCGAATCCCATACTACGCTCCCGAATCCCATCGTCGCATGGGAGGGATCGAT
This genomic interval from Thiohalomonas denitrificans contains the following:
- a CDS encoding carbohydrate ABC transporter permease, with amino-acid sequence MRLSRARLLKRILFYLLITVILIYTLFPFYWAVVSSLKSGSALFEAHPLPIDPAWSNYTAVFQEQPFGRNILNSVLVSTATVALSLMLAVTAAYAFGRISFRGRLPLLLTFLGVSMFPQVAVLSGMFELIRMLGLYNNLLGLVVSYMIITLPFTVWVLTTFMRELPKELEEAALVDGATHWQVVTRIFLPLMGPALVSTGLLAFITAWNEFLFALTFTLTSEMRTVPVAIALISGASAYELPWGRIMAASVIVTVPLVLLVLIFQRKIVAGLTTGAVKG
- a CDS encoding ABC transporter ATP-binding protein, with product MASVDLENVTKRFGRTEVIKGIDLTIENGRLTVFVGPSGCGKSTLLRLIAGLEEVTSGKIHIGDENVTDWPPAERGVAMVFQSYALYPHMKVFDNMAFGLKISRTKRNEIEERVRHAARILRIEPLLNHKPGELSGGQRQRVAIGRAIVREPKVFLFDEPLSNLDASLRVQMRLELASLQRELDATMVYVTHDQTEAMTLGHTIVVLNEGRVEQVGTPLEVYRNPANRFVAGFIGSPEMNFLELEEKLPIPKPPLPEAVTLGIRPEHVILGDGPLQGKITLVERLGSESFLHLELPGEERVTARASGDLSARPGDTMAMEFPSEHLHFFDDDGRTIQA
- a CDS encoding isoaspartyl peptidase/L-asparaginase family protein, encoding MYAIAVHGGAGSWSHTPRKPALAGVEQAAEVGRQILEKGGSALDAVTEAVRVFEDDPLFNAGTGSVLNFDGDAEMDAGIMVGSGLRTGGVAALRRVRNPILVARKVMEMTDHVLLGGSGALRFARAVGFADYDPVTLQRRKNWQRHREDLEAKQGDDKVAALHTLLSTWPREDDMGTVGAVALDRQGELAAGTSTGGVTLKLPGRIGDSPLPGAGNYATPHAAVSATGRGELMMRFLTAKVICDDIWNGHPANKAVERVLREMGKCVGEDVGVIALDSEGDFGIHHLTPAMPHAWVREGSPAIEVRMTT
- a CDS encoding CBS domain-containing protein, with the translated sequence MSVGEWCNREVIVIKPDESPREAVWLMRKYHVGDLVVVKEDPDGRRPIGMITDRDIVIELMAENVEPEKVTVGDIMSRDLLVLHEEEDLVDASNRMSEQGVRRAPVVNQRNVLVGLLAVDDILEVLAEQVSDLVRIVRKEQLRERRLRP
- a CDS encoding DUF2267 domain-containing protein; protein product: MQLHDFLGQVQHRAQMPDIDAALRASRATLETLAERLNGNEPAQLGAQLPRELREFLQRETAGSGERFDSSEFLKRVSEREGIDLPVAVYHARTVIEVLREAVSAGEINDVLAQLPDDYKRIFEAGTSGSMPSH
- a CDS encoding dienelactone hydrolase family protein, with amino-acid sequence MDIPTTVHRRTIIINAGGMLIEADLTLPEEAFSMVVMFGGIENARYEEDFLQLAGALAVENIATLIVDPYTPEEWTHEDHAGDVYERIARLGTRMTAAVDGLVEDSDIGGCHLGLLGREIGAAAGLKVATARPNRIHAVVSVSGRPDLAGRQTLRQLRAPTLLIVGEHDHVVLDANRHAIGFMNGRYQLAVVSGGTHRLNHSPYSEQVALSVSNWFHEHLERTPE
- a CDS encoding dienelactone hydrolase family protein, with translation MMQNEGDMTWKDISIDTSDGALLSGLWVQPADAQAVIVLVSVTSEGLHSATNQLLAETLARAGYASLFTDLLTAHEHREDAELADLRYDIGLLTTRLSNVIDWGRKEIPDAPVGILAASTGAAAALSVAAERSDEVAAVVSRGGRPDLAGDTLRATHTPTLLLLGGEDSPLVDLNREAAAWLRGEYRLEIIPGASGFSGNNPSHVEELARRAGEWFATYLVSESS
- a CDS encoding AI-2E family transporter, which translates into the protein MKNISSTRFSPAGIFGITALAFLAVVAVFFGYVLLLAFAGILLAVFFDGISAYLARWTRLPRGATFTLVVTLFLALMGAAALRFGPLFLDGINQLADTIRHYADDISNLASEREWAKALFSEGGSGGSLVTSAFSTAAGLLGTATWVISAGLIILFTGIYLAAEPGVYTGALRSLFPERHREELQQALRTLQSTLHWWLIGRIASMLVVGILTWTGLLVLDVPLAFTLALLAALLSFIPNLGPVLSAVPAGLVGLEQSVTTAIYVIILYVAVQTVESYFITPLIQRRAVRLPPALVITMQVLMAFAYGTLGLLVATPLTVVAVVLVKVIYLPRRNATNAQQEEGA
- a CDS encoding DUF4112 domain-containing protein, with translation MPRTDSERNRETPERPELRHADLLSRWMDDVIRLPGGFRIGLDGIIGLIPGVGDAAGAIVSSVIVGQAARFGVPAGVLLRMIGNILIETIIGAIPILGDLFDFAWKANLKNFDLLKRHMGEASVGERGTQRLAYLIMVVVALAILAVIALVYLLILMLVNLF
- a CDS encoding class I SAM-dependent methyltransferase; this encodes MRAPNRILDLDELETPAFRQVLGQMDELTSSDSISYLHPSKRWEYPWALERAQLSPRSGVLDAGCGASIFPVYLAKQGYRVSALDLSPPSGLDRVHGVSVGYVGGDLGRLPFADGAFDAVFCISVIEHLGFGEMAAALSEMHRVIRANGRLLLTTDYYEDANASIRYEGEGGPFPVDWSFFDAERLQQHILDAPGWRLEGELDLRVDWERTKPVMRRFHGYPYTSVGVTLLRV
- a CDS encoding glycosyltransferase family 9 protein, translating into MSFFEAKKVLICLRYGIGDLVMQLPALSALREELAEAHITGIGSRPAIELLEGDERVDELVSVHDFGLAHWGDFGNSETRSAIHAWLRARNFDVVIDPSHATMGFGSVVWDSTSAILDTGNGLEDRALEKGGKGLDAIREAVHLGWGIEVPDDRRPELPLRKEERDHARRLLAQFGMSGPARPYAVSPVASSPLKRWPVSSVAAVARELLMEHEDARILILSGDQQELGRSLEQGIGYSDRTAVLPPANLRLTGALIARCRALLCNDTGLMHLAAAVGTPTVAVFGPTNPAIYAPPGAVGLGAQVSCPHRLERRFGPPRCVVEARCLIDRNGCIDTVPVQRVCDTLNRVTC